In Halobaculum limi, one DNA window encodes the following:
- the nth gene encoding endonuclease III: protein MGTPLDSREAQTVEILDRLYEQYPDTDISLNFSTRLELLVAVVLSAQCTDERVNTVCADLFEKYQSPEDYANASEEQLAEDIYGITFHNNKAGYLKGIGEQLIEKHDGEVPDTMTALTDLPGVGRKTANVVLQHAHDVTEGIVVDTHVQRISRRLSLTEEERPEAIEEDLMGIVPEEDWRMFTHLFISHGRATCTARNPDCDDCVLADICPSEQGDAAVDLASGEAW, encoded by the coding sequence ATGGGAACGCCGTTGGACTCGCGGGAGGCGCAGACCGTCGAGATACTCGACCGACTGTACGAACAGTACCCGGACACCGACATCTCGCTGAACTTCTCGACGAGACTCGAACTGCTGGTCGCGGTCGTCCTGTCGGCGCAGTGTACAGACGAACGAGTCAACACGGTGTGTGCGGACCTGTTCGAGAAGTACCAGTCCCCGGAAGACTACGCGAACGCCTCCGAGGAGCAACTCGCGGAGGACATCTACGGCATCACCTTCCACAACAACAAAGCGGGCTACCTGAAGGGCATCGGCGAGCAACTCATCGAGAAGCACGACGGCGAGGTGCCCGACACGATGACCGCGCTGACGGACCTCCCCGGCGTCGGCCGGAAGACGGCGAACGTCGTCCTCCAACACGCCCACGACGTGACCGAGGGTATCGTCGTTGACACCCACGTCCAGCGCATCTCGCGGCGACTCAGCTTGACCGAAGAGGAGCGACCGGAGGCCATCGAGGAGGATCTGATGGGCATTGTCCCCGAAGAGGACTGGCGAATGTTCACCCACCTGTTCATCAGCCACGGTCGCGCGACGTGTACGGCTCGGAACCCCGACTGCGACGACTGCGTGCTCGCAGACATCTGCCCCTCCGAACAGGGCGACGCAGCAGTCGACCTCGCGAGCGGCGAGGCGTGGTGA
- a CDS encoding MFS transporter translates to MSDAGRDDDDDSRRQRRDRIALALVVYAVLLAQTLVYPGVDILARAFGGQGVAAPTLFLAVEFAAFAVFAGPWGALSDRLGERRRLVALASAGGAVGYLALAGVADAGLPFAAVLVIRALQGGATVGALSLAISALADRSGGNGRNMGIAGIAIGLGTATGAPLGGQLYEVGATVPLLAAAGLLGVAAVGALTIPDRPPAAAGDGARRHGGLSALLAGLREQRDLSIPYAFAFVDRLTAGFFALVGTLYFREAFGLGPGATGLLLAAFFAPFALLQYPFGLLSDRIGRVVPIAAGSAVYGLVVVLVGLAPTVPLVAVAMVGVGVLGALMAPATLALVVDLAGDSDRGAAVAGFNAAGSLGFLAGSLVGGAVAAEFGFLAAFVVAGGSEFLLAIAALPGLLRLGRRAGRSAVFSGGD, encoded by the coding sequence ATGAGTGACGCGGGCCGCGACGACGACGACGACTCCCGCCGGCAGCGACGCGACCGGATCGCACTCGCACTCGTCGTCTACGCTGTCCTCCTCGCACAGACGCTGGTGTACCCCGGCGTCGACATCCTCGCACGGGCGTTCGGCGGACAGGGCGTCGCCGCGCCCACGCTGTTTCTCGCCGTCGAGTTCGCCGCCTTCGCCGTCTTCGCCGGCCCGTGGGGCGCACTCTCTGACCGACTCGGCGAGCGTCGTCGCCTCGTTGCCCTCGCCAGCGCGGGCGGTGCGGTCGGCTATCTCGCACTCGCTGGCGTCGCCGACGCCGGGCTTCCGTTCGCGGCCGTCCTCGTCATCCGTGCGCTCCAAGGCGGTGCGACGGTGGGCGCACTCTCGTTGGCCATCTCGGCGCTCGCGGACCGCTCCGGCGGCAACGGCCGGAATATGGGCATCGCCGGCATCGCTATCGGCCTCGGCACCGCCACCGGCGCGCCGCTCGGGGGCCAACTGTACGAGGTCGGTGCGACCGTCCCGCTGCTCGCCGCTGCTGGACTGCTCGGCGTCGCGGCCGTCGGCGCACTCACGATTCCCGACCGTCCGCCCGCGGCCGCCGGCGACGGCGCGAGGCGGCACGGTGGCCTCTCCGCACTCCTCGCGGGACTCCGCGAGCAGCGAGACCTCTCGATTCCGTACGCGTTCGCGTTCGTCGACCGCCTCACCGCCGGCTTCTTTGCACTCGTCGGGACGCTGTACTTCCGAGAGGCGTTCGGCCTCGGCCCCGGCGCGACTGGCCTCCTCCTCGCGGCCTTCTTCGCGCCGTTCGCGCTGCTACAGTACCCGTTCGGCCTCCTCTCGGATCGGATCGGTCGCGTCGTCCCCATCGCCGCTGGATCTGCCGTCTACGGCCTCGTCGTCGTCCTCGTCGGCCTCGCCCCGACGGTTCCGCTCGTCGCCGTCGCGATGGTCGGCGTCGGCGTCCTCGGGGCGCTGATGGCTCCGGCGACGCTGGCGCTCGTGGTCGACCTCGCGGGCGACAGCGACCGTGGTGCGGCCGTCGCCGGGTTCAACGCCGCCGGGAGTCTCGGCTTCCTCGCCGGATCGCTCGTCGGCGGCGCAGTCGCCGCGGAGTTCGGCTTCCTCGCGGCGTTCGTCGTCGCCGGCGGCAGCGAGTTCCTCCTCGCCATCGCGGCGCTTCCGGGACTCCTCCGACTGGGTCGCCGCGCTGGGCGGTCGGCGGTGTTCAGCGGCGGCGACTGA
- a CDS encoding metal-dependent transcriptional regulator — protein sequence MNTADQYLKAIYLVQEMEDGPASTGSVADALDVSPASANEMIGKLEERGLAEHEKYKGVSLTDDGIVRAREALSNYCIIERFLANVLEVEEFREEARSLEAVIDDTVAERLDTIIDRSSECPDCFNAETDACEYLVEAEPENPAD from the coding sequence ATGAACACGGCAGACCAGTATCTCAAAGCCATCTATCTCGTGCAGGAGATGGAGGACGGCCCCGCCTCGACCGGTTCCGTCGCCGACGCACTCGACGTGAGTCCGGCCTCCGCCAACGAGATGATCGGCAAACTCGAGGAGCGCGGCCTCGCCGAACACGAGAAGTACAAGGGCGTCTCGCTCACCGACGACGGCATCGTTCGGGCGCGCGAGGCGCTGTCGAACTACTGCATCATCGAGCGCTTCCTCGCGAACGTCCTCGAAGTCGAGGAGTTCCGCGAGGAAGCACGCTCGCTGGAGGCCGTCATCGACGACACCGTCGCGGAGCGACTCGACACGATCATCGACCGCTCCAGCGAGTGCCCCGACTGCTTCAACGCCGAGACCGACGCCTGCGAGTATCTCGTCGAAGCCGAACCCGAGAACCCCGCCGACTGA
- a CDS encoding ferritin-like domain-containing protein, whose translation MSLGQRVTSDHQLARLLQIGVVLEEVVEARSTHHHRAMDEEFDPDIERLLRDAAAESAEHRQRLEELIAELDADSVSYDEIETLVEAQYGKTKPEDFDGVLYDQLCNEETAYKFYDDLITAIEGSDSSFSVDREQVLDTLRSIREEEAEGVEEVTAIMERR comes from the coding sequence GTGAGCCTCGGCCAGCGGGTCACGTCCGACCACCAACTCGCGCGTCTGCTCCAGATCGGTGTCGTGTTGGAAGAGGTCGTGGAGGCACGCTCTACGCACCACCACCGCGCGATGGACGAGGAGTTCGACCCCGACATCGAGCGACTGCTTCGCGATGCGGCCGCGGAGTCGGCCGAACACCGCCAGCGCTTGGAGGAACTCATCGCGGAGTTGGACGCCGACTCGGTCTCCTACGACGAGATAGAGACGCTCGTCGAGGCGCAGTACGGGAAGACGAAGCCGGAGGACTTCGACGGCGTCCTCTACGATCAACTGTGTAACGAAGAGACGGCGTACAAGTTCTACGACGACCTCATCACGGCCATCGAGGGGAGCGACTCGTCGTTCTCGGTCGACCGCGAGCAAGTGCTCGACACGCTTCGGAGCATTCGCGAGGAGGAGGCCGAGGGCGTCGAAGAAGTGACAGCGATTATGGAGCGACGATAA
- a CDS encoding saccharopine dehydrogenase family protein — MSDHDREYEIVLWGATGFTGGLVAEYLADRYGTTDLDWALAGRDERRLAAVRDSLADSNSDADVDADALDLLTGDAFDQDSLDAIAEQTAVVISTVGPYARFGSHLVAACVDAGTHYCDLSGEVHWMREMIDEHHDAARENGTRIVHGCGFDSVPSDVGTLFLQSHAEETVGAYCDEVRGFVSIRGGSFSGGTIASMVEMYEMASEDREVRRLLADPRALDPPESRGAPADRPQRGVAYDRDADTWTAPFVMAQINEPVVRRSNALLGHPWGHTFRYGESLRTGQGVKAAATAAGLAVGQGLLAGALSVGPVRELLDRYVLPEAGEGPDRETIEGSSFEVRLVGTGASDDHPSGFTVEARVRGDRDPGYGSTARMLGESAVCLARGEVDSPVEGGVLTPASGIGLPLIDRLEGTGVSFEAEVVDD, encoded by the coding sequence ATGTCCGACCACGACCGCGAGTACGAGATCGTCCTGTGGGGCGCGACCGGGTTCACCGGCGGCCTCGTCGCCGAGTACCTCGCCGACCGCTACGGCACGACCGACCTCGACTGGGCGCTCGCCGGCCGTGACGAACGGCGTCTCGCCGCCGTTCGCGACTCGCTGGCCGACAGCAACAGTGACGCCGACGTCGACGCCGACGCGCTGGACCTCCTGACCGGCGACGCGTTCGACCAGGACTCCTTGGACGCCATCGCCGAACAGACCGCCGTCGTCATCTCGACGGTCGGCCCCTACGCCCGATTCGGCTCCCACCTCGTCGCCGCCTGCGTCGACGCGGGCACCCACTACTGCGACCTCTCGGGTGAGGTCCACTGGATGCGCGAGATGATCGACGAGCATCACGACGCCGCCCGCGAGAACGGCACGCGCATCGTCCACGGGTGCGGGTTCGACTCCGTGCCGAGCGACGTGGGAACGCTCTTCCTGCAGTCGCACGCCGAGGAGACCGTCGGCGCGTACTGCGACGAGGTGCGCGGCTTCGTCTCGATTCGGGGTGGCTCCTTCAGCGGCGGCACCATCGCGAGTATGGTCGAGATGTACGAGATGGCCAGCGAGGACCGCGAGGTGCGACGCCTCCTCGCGGACCCGCGGGCACTCGACCCGCCGGAGAGTCGCGGCGCGCCCGCCGACCGCCCGCAACGCGGCGTGGCATACGACCGCGACGCCGACACCTGGACCGCGCCGTTCGTGATGGCTCAGATCAACGAACCCGTCGTCCGTCGCTCGAACGCCCTCCTCGGCCACCCGTGGGGACACACCTTCCGCTACGGGGAATCGCTGCGAACCGGGCAGGGTGTGAAAGCCGCGGCGACCGCCGCCGGTCTCGCGGTCGGACAAGGGTTACTCGCAGGTGCGCTCTCAGTCGGACCGGTTCGCGAACTCCTCGACCGCTACGTCCTCCCCGAGGCCGGTGAGGGGCCCGACCGCGAGACCATCGAGGGGAGTTCCTTCGAAGTGCGACTCGTGGGCACCGGTGCCTCCGACGACCACCCCTCGGGGTTCACCGTCGAGGCGCGGGTCCGCGGCGACCGCGACCCCGGCTACGGGTCGACCGCGCGGATGCTCGGTGAGTCGGCCGTCTGTCTCGCCCGCGGAGAGGTGGACTCCCCCGTGGAGGGCGGCGTGTTGACGCCGGCGTCGGGCATCGGCCTGCCGCTGATCGACCGACTGGAGGGGACTGGCGTGTCGTTCGAGGCCGAGGTCGTCGACGACTGA